The genomic segment GATCGCCAGGAACAAGCATTGGAAGATAGAATTTATACTGACTTGTTTCCCTGAACAATCAAGGggacattagatatatacagacCTGTCTTTTTTAACAATCAAggagacattagatatatacagacCTGTCTTTTTTAACAATCAAggagacattagatatatattgacCTGTTTCTTTGAACAAGCAAGGggacattagatatatattgacCTGTTTCTTTAGTAAACTTTAAAAAACCATACTTTTCCAGATGAAGGGCAGTAATAGTTATTAACCTAGATATTaaagaacaaaataaagatgGTACCTGATTTAGTGAAGTAAGACAATAACAACCTACCTATAACTGGTGGTGTCAGACCTGTGTGTTTAACATACAGATTTTATCAGTATGACAATAACCTACCTATAACCAATGGTGTCAGACCTGTGTGTTTAACATACAGATTTTATCAGTATGACAATAACAACCTACCTATAACTGATGGTGTCAGACCTGTGTGTTTAACATACAGATTTTATCAGTATGACTATAACAACCTACCTATAACCAGTGGTGTCAGACCTGTGTGTTTAACATACAGATTTTATCAGTATGACAATAACAGCCTACCTATAACCAGTGGTGTCAGACCTGTGTGTTTAACATACAGATTCTGAATCAGCTCCTTCGTTCTCTTCATATTGGCAGCCATAATTTTGAGGTCTGTGACATAGCCCTAAACAAAGATGTAACACTGTTAATCACTTAATTCAcaacaataacatatttcacATGGAATTATGGTTCATAAGATTATCAACATGTGAAATTTGGTAATTGAGTCCAATGTCAAACAAAGGTCCTAGTTTTTAGATTTTAAGTAAGGGTTTCGGTTAGAGCTAACTTTTGCACCTACTTACGACATACCAAAAGTTAGAAGTGGGCTTATCCTAGGTACGTTACGGAGTGTCACCTCATGATAGAAATGAACAACAAACATGGTACTGTATTATATCAAGGTGAGAATTTCAGTCAAAATTTTACTGATGACACACCTGTAATCCTGATGTGAGCGGTTGGTGGACCATGATGGTGGAGTGTGGTGAGGCGTATCGCATGCCTTCTGTACCCGCAGTGAGAAGGAGGGAGCCCATGCTACAGGCTTCCCCTATACACAGTGTTGCTATGGGGTTGTTAATGTACTGCATGGTATCATAGATGGCAAGACCTGCAGATACCTTTCCACCTGGAGAATCAAAAGTCAGTATATCTAGTTGTAGTAGTCCTATACAGTAAAAACATTATTGTATTCATCCATTCATTATTTAATGGAACAGCAATCTGATCATCATCCCAAGTTCagtaaatacatacaaaaaaaaaaaatcaaagtactggaagtactgtaaacgaacattattgtttaatgcaaaatcagtaatcttctaagtttaaagttgataaatttactgatatcggtttaggaatgaattgcaaataatttgaaatgtttgcagctgttgtgatatgattgtacacatgcatgtctctgtaaggtcctaattgaaattggaagtttgttgatctatcttggatggatgaaaataaaatatgtcttctttctttcgggaaggcatcatcagttataatacagccaggactctgtgaccttattgatgccaacttctaatatgcactaaatttaggctagttccatcgttagttcaacttaatatgatgaaacacacaaagaattactgaaaaccaaaaccagagctgctaatcaaatcccggattaggaatgtatcctattgaaactgtactaaagcatgtatggtacttcaaaacaaaaaacttgactccttttgtgctggaatcatttgatgttaataaatctttatatgagaagatatacttctggtataaattagagtattgtaaacaatgtgataacaaccagataaagactatcttcatcgaataattcagcaaacaggaaaagaaaacttcaagcttcattttcaacttcaaacctgatcacaaagattacagtccattcgatgggacgacacattccctatttattgtccttttccaatgctaatcatccaatcatactgaaccacacagttcagcaatgtaattgcacaaatcacacctttatgtgtagagaacatttttgggggtgttataagattccataactgtatgcaaatttgtgaagcattccatatctatatctatatatataccgtatgtgtatatatctacacatcaaaattggaatgacacaggagatttgcaagtttaagttcaccatcagtcatgggaggtttatgtaaaatgttatatttaccggggtaattagtaattttgagaatatatttatgaagctctattctgtactttctaccagtgcaGCActgcttagagaatggacacaattatatgttttccaatgttaaaattaatcagatgtaaaatataaggggtttatttgaccgtATTTAAGCATTTGaagtatttaaaatttttgtaatcattcgccatttGAGGCCTAATTGCcgtcatagttgaattaccaaaatggacctgaaatcaatatttttaaaagagaatgatcaatgacttgaatatttcataaaaataatttaatacatcgtttattcacttcattcagatcttcagacaccaaataatttgtgaagtcatatatagaaatatatgaaccattttgttattgatttatagttcacacaagtaagcactagatgtaagcagtaagtacatgtatatgtaccgctatctactggcatgactttgagtacagtagactacactcgctttgtggatattgataggctaacatatatttacatactaattcaattttagaattgtaactgaaatcttgtaacagcatggcacaaatagtcatctgaacatttgtttgAAACCCATCAAAAGTAAAAGATATAGAACTCATTGAAAATGTGCAGAGAAGGGCAACAAAACTGATTCCtggatttaaaaatatatcgtaCCCGGAACGGCTACAACGGTTAAATCTCCCAACGCTACAGCACCGTAGGACCAGAGGAGATATGATTAACGTTTTTAAgatagtaaataacatatacgatagtagaataacaaaaaactttttccaaatggacaaGATGAGTAGAACCAGAGGTCAcgataagaaaatattcaaaaagcgATGTCGTCTTGATGGGaggaaacaattttttttcagttaccgagttattgatttatggaatagcttgccacaaattgttgtcaatgctgattctgtcataaaatttgaaataatgttagatGATCATTGGAAAATTAAACGTTTTTATTCATGAATGTACAGGAACTAATATAAAGCAATTAATTACacaggaaatatttatattatactatgtattgatattgatatggatatagaggctacaaggctgcgtccattatttatgctaataaatgtatattgaaaaatatttaaggtaaatattaactcatttgcttgacttcaattttcagtctgaagtatggtgtagtgagaatttcaagtcttgatcatgacttcatgaaaattctaaattaacaaattattaaaatgaatttgtttgaaaaataacacaagttccacagcaatattatatagagaatcaatcacaatatatcagaagttataaaactacaaataacaattaacggctgaatatcaaataagtgactatcacaagtatttttgcatttgtttttagataatccggatttccgttttccggctttaaaaaaatttacGTAGACGTAGcgcatagtaaacgtagccatgtaacagctgattttaatcagattgacttaacatgaacttaacaccgtctcagtagttcgtcacaatcgaaaattcggtcgtgaattcggtattttgcaaattatttcaaaatacttccaggtaaatgaaaaacaaattcatatggtctctatacacacaccaaagattactatattgggtccattctctcgtaaaaatatcgattttgggtccactatcggccatttcggtaattcaactcttaACGACAATCGGGTtgcgattcgcaaatgaaaaattaatttaaaattcggtcaaataaacctctaatattttacatatgatacaattaggcattgaggaacatatatttgggtcaattctctgaaaataatgccaatttatattataattaagcacCATTTCTCTTCGcgtcggtatttccaagtccgctttacctgtggtccgtttcagtaaatattctcgtctttgccgaaataaaaacaagctatataattgttcattttaaacatgacaacaactgccaaccacacgtatccaaaaatgtttttgttgatatcatcggaatattgccgtagttatgAAAAGTCATGAGATCGACAAATCAAATTGGTAGaacttttgatttccgtaatcttgcagttacctcccttacaacagtaaatacgttccaagtatcgtTTACAACAcgcaatcccgtgcacataacaacaagatattatcatttgcatttgatctATTGGTCATTTTcatcaaaggaaaatggtatatggatatcgatgacaacgttaacgctatgaccagtcaccctgaccacaaatacCACTTTATTGTAAGCCTATACAGTAACCTATGATACAATGTAGGCCTATCGTCTCGTttgccgttattgatatatttctttctctaaattatagaaatacacacctagttgataatgatgtaacattctagaatatatatattacacatttaagtaaatcgcgtacatatttgcagacctatgctataggcctaatgtcagccgttttggaatgaacacggaggagcaaaactttctaaacatccggagacgaatgcgcctgcgcaatagttgaTTACATGAATAaattgacctggagttattcgcaaagttcatgttcatttagtcttcacatttcgctagcattatgcatttctcaaatcgtatgcatcttgaaaacatctactgaatacatttcaatattttcttttcagaGAACCATTAAAACTATGGCATAGTGATAGAGACAACCCGTCCGTAAAAACCATCAATGTATATGGTCAACTTGCCTGGACTGTTGATGAACACTCTTATCAGTTTATCTGGATCCTCAAAGTGTAAACATAATAACTGGGCCATCACTTTTTCAGCTACATCATCTGTTACCTGTAAAATGATGAATAAACTATCATTGATTTCCACTTTCATGTCAATTTGCTCTTATTTCGgtattgaaatacaaaattagaTACAAGTCAAAAAAACATCTTTATTAATAGCAATACACCATGTTTGAACATATTTTGTTAATTCACTGTACaagaaaatattaacaaaagaTTTAATTGGGTAGATTCTCTCTCTACATGAAGGAGATCTGCCAATATCAGAACATGGATTTAATTATAGATCTATATAAATTATCtgtaattaaaatgataaagtGCAGTCTGCCAGATGATTCTATGAAACCTGTTGATATTGACTTTAGTTGCATAATGATCGATATaaagttaaaacatttatttggcTTCTAATATTTCAAATCTTCAATCAGTATTGCTTAAATAGGTGACATTAAATGATGTATGGCAATGAATTGGAATCCTTCACAAATAAATACTTTgcacaagggaagtaactctaaaaTCTGAAAAAGTCACATGAAGCTTCAACTCTACAATTAAAACTGTCCTTGTGAATGTATCATCAACATTGTTTTAAACTACCTaattatattacataaacattcCATCTTCAAATGGAGAACTGTTAGTAACAGAGATTTTGCAGAACAAGCACTATCATATTTACTAATTTAGTCTAAATAGAGAATTATGAATCATTTTGAAATGGAAAAcaacttttatttttgttgaaagaATGTTGACTCTGGCAGATGTTTTTAAATAAGAATATTTTAATACCCATTAAATCCAATGAGAGTAATTTAAATGATCCCTAATAATTAATCAATATTCTCTTTGAAATATAGCGATATCATCTTTTTGGAATTTTAGGAAAATGTATTGCCTTAAATTAATTTAAGATACTAACTGTTCCCATCAAACAAATGATCCTGTCCTTCATCAATCTTGTGAAGACATCTACGGCTTTCCCTCTATCTGCTGTTTCTGTTATTGAGGGAGTATTTGCCAAATTAGTCACTGGCATTTTGTGAAGATTTTTGTGTATAGTTAATGACTGTAGAAAACTTCTGCCATGTCGATGTAGAGGAATTGCGgctttctgaaaaaaacaacatattatttataatcatacatataagttcattgacattttgatacattttgtaaCAAC from the Pecten maximus chromosome 4, xPecMax1.1, whole genome shotgun sequence genome contains:
- the LOC117325004 gene encoding ATP-dependent Clp protease proteolytic subunit-like is translated as MMTTILKKAAIPLHRHGRSFLQSLTIHKNLHKMPVTNLANTPSITETADRGKAVDVFTRLMKDRIICLMGTVTDDVAEKVMAQLLCLHFEDPDKLIRVFINSPGGKVSAGLAIYDTMQYINNPIATLCIGEACSMGSLLLTAGTEGMRYASPHSTIMVHQPLTSGLQGYVTDLKIMAANMKRTKELIQNLYVKHTGLTPLVIEQALDRDNYMTPLEAKEFGLIDEIL